A segment of the Anguilla anguilla isolate fAngAng1 chromosome 6, fAngAng1.pri, whole genome shotgun sequence genome:
AAATCTTCACTATCAGCTTGCTAGAATTGCACCCTCAACTGGatgtttatacagtacatatctGCCATCTGGTTTGATGAAGTACGGGTGGGTAGGCAGCGTTTTGAAATAAACTCTGCGCCAAACTAAAGTGACCAAAACCTTTTCCGGAGCCTGTAAGACGTTTGCGCGATGCCTGTGCCACTGCAGATTCTGCTGCAAAACTGTCCACGTTGGTTTGAAATAAGCAGCGCCCGTTTACTAGGGTACAAGGAATAGCGAAAACTGTTTTGACCAACTCAATTGTGCGAGGAAGGCGTGATTTGTCTTGATTTAAACCAGTTAGGACATAGCTTTTTCCACCCCAATGCTGAAATTTACATTGACAAGTGAGCCGCTTTAAGAAGTGGCTTTCTGTGTATTGTTTCTGGTAAAAgttaatattttcttctttgtatGATTTGTCTGGGATTTGCTCGGCCAAAGATACAAAAGTACAAGAGGTGTCAACTGTTCAGCGCAGCAGCAAACGTTTCAGTCACGTGCTTTCATCAGTGCTAGCTACCACCTGTTCTAAAGCACAACTTAGCTTTGAGTCAGGATATTATAAAGAGGAATGGATTGTGTACTCAAACTCTGGATCTTTGTTTGAATCATGTTTCTAAGGGAGGGCGTGTGCTTGCCATTAGCTGGAAAATTAGATTCCTTTTGGATTAACCCAAAAGACAACCGACAGAACCTGAAGAACCGGGCTGGTGTAAAACTGCTGGCAGATCAGACAATCAAACCTCAGTGGTACAATGCTGCTCCCTGCAGGAAGTGCCGTCTCTGATAATCAGGCGTACATAACAGgaagagggaagtacagtttcTCACAGATGGAAGCTTTAGTTACATCGGGGACCTTTTAATACGATTTCAATCTGTATTTTCCAGAAATACAGGATTTTCTGATAACATAGAGAAAAAATACCAAGACGAAGAGAGATTTGAGTCTAATTTTAAAGACAGTCCTTAGCTTCAGTTTGTTATGACAGCAGTAAGTAAAAGTGAAACTAAACTACAAATTTAACAGAAATCATTACTAAGCTcagaacagacacagacagaatgGCGTCTGGATCTTCTCTCCTGGAAGAggagctctcctgtcctgtgtgcaCTGAAATCTTCAGGGATCCCGTCGTCCtgagttgcagtcacagcttctgtaaggcctgtctgcagcagtactgGGAACAGAAGGGATCTCAGGAGTGCCCAgtttgcaggagaagatcttcCAAGGATGAACCTCTCATTAGCCTGTCTCTGAGGAATGCCTGTGAGGCTTTCTTAAATGAGAGAAGTCAGAGAGCTAAAGCAGGatctgaagtgctctgcagtctgcacagtgagAAACTCAAACTCTTCTGTTTGGTGGATCAAATACCCGTCTGTGTTATCTGCCAAACTTcaaaaaaccatgaaaaccacaaaatgcGACCAGTTCAGGAGGCTGCAGAAGAGTATAAGGTAACTGTCAGataacatatttcacattttaccttcattttatgttttatggcttgtaagaattttcattttacacataGTATCAAACTGTGTATGCTTTAtccttttcttttgtaaattcTTTGGGATAAAAACTATTGGGATTTAATAAAAGAATTGTATAAAGTGACTTTATTTTTCAGGCAAGATTGCAGTTTGAGCTCCACAGTATGTGTCACATGACTAACAGATGCAAGAGGGCGGGGCAAAGCCAGTGTCAGATGTCAATCAGTGGAATCAGAGGAACTTATTTTTACTGGGAGGGCACTGATTTTTACATGGGTCTAGGTGACAGTGTTACACCTGAAGTTCTAAAATATCAATTATGGATGCCATGTACTATCTATTTCTAGAaggctgctctgtgttaatcAATTTCTGGACATTTCTGGGTCTGTCTCAGAGCGTTTCTCTTGTTCCCTCCGAACGGCCTCGCATGTCAGATGCTCTTTAAGGCTTGCATGTTTATGAAAGCCTTTGTTATATTCAACAGCATGCTTCCAATTGCAATATCCCTTCACTTTAAATGTTGAATCAGTTTTGGAACACAATTATCTGAATTTCCCACAAGGGAAACAGAAACTGCATCTGCTTTTACTGTGTATTCCAGTCAGTCTCTCCTGTGCCACCAGTCACTTACGAAAGAGCATTTTCCCACTAAAAATGTGGCTTAGATACTTGTCCTCTTTCACCTGGTCATGTTTTTCTCTACTAAAATCCTCTGGTGGAGTTTGCAGTGGAGGGTGTGGTCCAAATGTAGTGCTCCTGCTAGCTAGTGAAGCTGGAGGGGAGCTGATGTCATTAGCTGAATTAGCTGGATCGAGTAGCATAGCAAGACCAGCAGTGCCATTGACTTCATTTGCTGTTGTAGATCCAGACGCTGTAGCTTTGGCACGTATCGGTGGTTCTGAGTGTGAATGAGTAGATCCAGTAAATTCTGAACTCTGTCCTGTTGTGGATGAGGCTGATAGAGCTTTGAACCATTTTATAATATTCATTTTGTAGAGTGAACTGCCAAATGCCAACACTCAAATTAACCATTAAACAGACAAGGCATGTAAAATCTGAGTAGGAGAGGGGGTTGCCAGATCACatgatttcatacatttttaacccAGGGATTCCATATTTATAGTACAGGTACAAATTATGGATATGCTGCATTTATAACCAAATTTTTATGATTAGATgtcaattaattattatatcattgcctttttaaaaaaatataattttcattcCTGGATTAATTcctatttttaattgtttatggctgttctcaTACTGCACTGTGGTCCCTGAGctaatgtattttcttcttttgtttacaCCCATCTGTAATGAATAGCAACAAACAAAACTTCAACAATCTTTTCAAGTTAATTAAgtgactgaatttaaaatgatagctacagtcctggcacaaattatggatagACTGCATATATAAACTGATTTTGACAATTAATCCAATATTTTGCAAGAGCTTCACTTATTGGATAATACACGTtgtgtgtaataaatgtaatatcaacatagATCAAAAATTAAGAAGTGATTAGCAtttatgtaaaacaaataatcaTTACACCTTCCTCTATGTAATACTTAATGTTGGCATAATTGAGCATTCTAATTTATCTTAGCTGGAAATTTTATAACCAGCTCAAACACGTGTTTAGTTGCCAGTATTTCTTTACATAAAATTATCACATACATGCAGTGAAACCCATAATTTTCAGCGTGTATACTTTATGCTGTCTGTGTAGGCAGTATCTGTTTACAGTTAGTTTACTGTCAGCCTGTGTCCTCAGTAAAGTGTGGACTCTGCCATTTCTTTCCAGGAGAAACTCAGGACTGCACTGGCTCTACTGCAGGAGAAGCTAAAAGCCTTTAATGCAGTGAAACTAATCTGTGATCAAACTGCAGAGCACATCAAGGTACTGTACTGAAGCCTTTAAATCACAGTGTTGAAAATACAGCACTGGATTGTACTGAAATGATGGTGAACAATGTTTATTCCAGAGCCAGGCCCAGCACACAGGGAAACAGATAAAGATGGAGTTTGAGAAACTTCAGCAGTTCCTAAAAGATGAAGAGGCAGCCAGGATtgctgcactgagggaggaagaggagcaaaAGAGTCAGATGATGGAGGAAAAGATTGAGAAGATGACAGAAGAGATATCAGccctttcagaacaaatcagagccatagaacaggagctgggagctgaagacatctcattcctgcaggtaagtcgtgtcataatcacacacaaaacacgtttATCAATACACTCAAATGGGAATATATTATATTGATGCAGTTTTTATAGTCTGAGTATTGGTTATAGTGATAAAAATCTGCTCTTATTCACTTATTTCAGAGCTACAGAGATGTGGAGAAACAGTATGTAAACTCCAGCCTTTCTCTCTATTCAATCTTTTAatctcctcttcctttctctcttcagTTTAAATGGGAATGATAATTTACAAGTACTGCAGCATTTCAGTAAAGATGAGTAAAATGGGACcagatggaaaaaataaaaaacaaatgttacattcatgcCTAAATGTGTTATGAGATTAAATTACAcaatgattacatttatattatattaatcaCAATGATtaacaacataataataattatgacatCATTATAATCATCATACGATAATAGGTAATCAGTGATAGATTAAAAATTGCCccactcctgtgtgtgtgtgtccctcagtggggtcgggctgcttcatatatggagcatcgcgtagttctggcaggccatgagagtcaagcgctccggctgaatcagctgatggctcagctgagtgatgttcgcctatcacagtacattcactaacagggcggtctacttaaacagcctccctctactcatttggctgctcctcctgcatgcaagcactgcacgttgcttcgtaaatcccgtccaccaccccagctccatccccatgcgtcaagaatttgcatttctccattcctatgtgttaagaatttgtattgctccatccctatgtgttaagaaattgcattgctccatccctatgtgttaagaacttgctttgctgctggatctgttctgtgtgtacccctctaggggggtttggctgctggcctcccggccttatccacgcgggctgcgtggttggcgggagagctccagaacagagccataccgccaaacataactgtattgcctttattgtcaataaagttctactttgatgacagtgggcCTGACAGAACTGGCagccagtggggctgtgtggcagaacgctgggagggatggagccATTTTCTTATAGAATGAAGATCTGATGTTTCTGCTGATAGTCTTCTATGGTAAtgaagccacacacacagcacaagtgactcctgaatattattgcagagTCCAGTGCACACTGGCGGATCCAGAGAACGTCTCAGGAGCGCTGATTGATGTGGCCAAGCACCTGGGCAATCTGAAgtacagagtgtgggagaagatgctggggactGTTCAATACAGTGAGTACTGGGGGCAGGGAGCTCCACATTGTCACTGTACAGGGGGAATCTTCAGCATCCTTTCCACAAGCTGATGAAGCCAGTCAGAGTCATATTGGTCCTGTCTGTGTAAGAGCCCTGGAGTGAAGAGACTGAGCACCAGTCCTTAATCTCACTGATGCTCATAATAAAATACTGATTTAAGAGTGATAACATATTTTAGGGGACAGGCTTTGCACACTCGTACAATGATTATACAACATGGAACATATACAAATGTTCTTAGCTTTTAGTTCTGGTGCTTGTGTCTGAGGCTATAATGGTTGTTTTTGTGAATCCCAGTTTATATCATTAGGAGCCCATTGTGTCTGATGATTTCACTTTGTGCAGATCAGTGCTGATGTTTCATTCTCTGtcccttcagctcctgtgactctggacccaaacacagcacatcccaaaCTCTCACTGTTTGAGGATCTGAccagtgtgagagacagtgatgAGAGACAGCAGGTTCCTgataatccagagagatttgatggggggtggtgtgtgctgggctttgagggattcagctcagggagacactgctgggATGTAGAGGTGTGGGATGAAGGTTTctgggtggtgggtgtggctaaagagtccatcaGCAGGAATGGGCCTGTGGATCTGAGCCCAgcggggggagtgtggggtatACGGCTGCTGAAAGAGAAATACACAGCCCTGAGCTCCCCACCTACAGACCTCACTGTGCAGAGGAAACCCCagagggtcagagtgcagctggactgggacaggggggaggtgtcattctctgaccccagtgacaacactcctctctacacttttaaacactccttCACTGAGAGAGTGTTTCCATTCTTCTGTCCTGGTCCTCTGCGGATCTGTCCACTGAAGGTGTCTGTAAGAGTGGAATagtgctgtggtttgtgtgcaaGGATCAGGTGAACAGACTGCTTCTTTCACTTTGACAAGATTaatgagtgtatatatatatatacatatatatatataatattttacaataatctatttaatcattaaaaaaatatatccatGTCTGCAGCAGTTCGTGATGAATGTCCCTTTGTAACCTCATGATGTCAATGTTGGaactggtttgtgtgtaatcagttgacttgtaataaatgcaccagtggaatcactccagagtgctgctcttttcctgacccgtcaccagtgtgtctcccaggtgtgtgatgaggtaagtctctctctcaggtgcagtATGAACACAGACTGAGATAAATTCTCCCCTTATATGCTGGGTTTGGGTTCAGTTCAAACTCACATGTGCTGATCTGATATACTGATAAGCTAAGTATCCTGCTTGTGCTATGAACTCTGAGAGTGAGTTTGCAATTTTCACCTGAGCCTGATAAAACCGGACCAGTACCCGAGGGATTGGGACGGTTCGGGTCCTAATTCTGCCTGTTTCTATTGGGCTGGTTGGGGTTTTGCTTTTTGTAGCTGGGCCTTTATATTTTGAGCACAGAGCGCTGTGTGAGCTGGATGGCAGTTGTAGGCCAGCGAGTCTaagctgagctctgtgagtgacagaatgGACGCCTCAGAGCCGGGGAGAAAGAAGTTATAGTCAGGGGAGAATGAAGTGAGGCAGCAGCCATCGAACGGAGAATCCCAGGTCTGGACAAACTTTTACACGATTTTTGATCGAGCTGCAGACGAAAGCTTGGGGTTCGTAAAATGCGAATTCTGTGATGCCCTGCTTAAGTATGGGAGCCGTGAAACAGGAGCATCAGCATTATGACAGTATGATGCACAAGCTTGCCGCTGTGCTCCATCAACTGATCTGATCCAGACATCAATCACACCTTTTCTGAACAGAACATCAGCGATACCCCAAACCATGGCGTGTCTACTGCACTGATGCACTTATTAAAAGTCAGGGTCAAACCAGGTTCAGCTTCCAAAATGCTGCAACACGTGGGATCTGGTCAGACTCAGGCTGAATAGAATGTGGGCTCATGTAGGGTCAGGCTGAAGTTTTTGGGCCCGTTTCAAGCTCTAGGCTGAGAGTGAGGGAAATGTCTGTGGTCATACTCACTCTGTCCACAAGAGGGCGACAAAAGCTGTGCTGAGGTGTTGGGTGAAGCCCTGGCTCTACCAGGTCTGCATTCAATCACTCCTTTTTTCCGTCCTTACCacctttcctagtatggaagaCCAATCCGGTCAAAAATACAGTAATTTGATGTCTGGAATCACGCATTGTCAGAGTGTTGTCAAAAGGCACATTCCAATCACGTATCTTTACCTCCTTGAACAGCCAATTACAGTTTACTTATTAGTTTGATTATACTGGCAAATGTTTCTCCCTATAATTGTAAATTCCTAAAAGCCATacctttgtttttggtttttgagaaAGAATTGTCATTGCATTTACAATCATTGACgcttataaaataatgaaagcagAAAGATTAAAGTGTATATTAGTCCTCAAGAAATTCACAATGACTAAATTAAGAAGAACAATCGTGTGAAAGATTATACGCATACAgttaattttgttggttgaacagataggCATGGTATTGTCTCTGGACACCCTAGTACACAGCTTTGATTTTAAGAACGAAATCTCAGTGGTGTTGAAACAATATTGACATTCAGGATTAGCTAGTTTAAGCTGAACTggagaaagtgtgtttgtgaacgGGCGTGGGGGTGATTATtgcttctcatttttaaatagttagTGAAGAccaaatgctgattgaatcctgGCTATATCCTGTAATGAACAGTACTGTAACATTGGAAATGAGAATCGCTCAAATTTCTGTTAGCTTTGTTTCCTCTACAGCAACCTTGAATTTCCGCATCTCCCTCTCAGTGGTGTCACGCTGGCATGTGACCGTTTTGGTGCCAAAACTCTAGAGGGAGCGGTCTCGGTGTTAGCCGAATTAGTTTTCGGTTTAATTCTGGGGTGGGATGGGTGTGGCATTCAGTACACCCCAGCAgcagattggtctcggctgcgctggctggtagagagagcacacgcacctgggttgcgttagctaatcagcacaggtgcttaaaggtgtgtttctccCCACAGTTTGGTGCCGAGACAGGGAGCACACGCCGAGACAGAGTTTTTGAGTTTGGTTTTCGTCCTCGTCCTCAGAAAGGAATGGTTGGCAGTTTTTTGGAGCTGCCCTGCATTggatttttctgtttctgctctTCTCTGTGAGTAACAATAAAGTGTGCATAACCTCTGACTTTTggtgcctgtgtttctgtagagTAAGCGCTGCATGAGCAGTTCTCCAGTCACACTCCGAGCACTGTGCTGCGTTCCTAAATAAGAGGTCTGTCATTTACAGAAGTCCTGCAGACCCTTCGGTCTGCATGGCACACACATTCTGAACCTATTCTAAACCACAGCTCTCTCCATCATCTTGCTAACAGAGGATATTTAtcacatattgtttttttcccctccaaagcTGAATTTTGACCTCACGCGGTGAACCGTTTTTAAGAAGTGGCTACACGTATTGGAAAAAGTAAATCTTTATCTtaggaatctttttttttttggacttgcTCTTTTAAAGACACAAAGTACAAGAGGCGTTCTCCCTCTGTCCAGCGCAGCTGCAAATGTTTCAGTCACACGCTGTAGATGAGTTGACCAgtggaggatgggttccccccttgagcctggtccCTTTCctggtttcttcccatctgccacggggagtttttccttgccacagTTGCTTTAGGTTTGCTCCTGAGGGAGTTTACGCCTGGGTCTGTACTCTGGTTGCTACTGTGGCATACTGTAGTActgaagcatattgtgacaattgtttatgaaatatgctatataaatacattttgattgatgaTTGAGCTGTTCTAAAGCCCAGCTCTCTCCATTAGCTTGATAAGTGATGATACTATGATACTACATAGAGTAATGGATTGTGGACTCAAACTCTGGATTTGTGCTTTAATGTTTGTAGGAGAGGGTGTGTGCTTGAGATTAGCTGGGGAATGAGATTCCATTTTGATTAACACACGTGAGAGAGAATTGACAGAACCTGAAGAACAGGGCTGGTGTAGAACTGCTGGCAGATCAGCCACTCCAACCTCAGTGGTgcaatgctgccccctgcaggaagtACTCTCTGTGAAAATTGGGTGTGTCTAACAGGAAGAGCGAAGTAACGTTTCTCACAGGTAAAGCTTTGTGTTACATCATGGACCTTTTAAAAAGATTCTAATGTATGTTTTccagaaaataatgaatttcagaaaaaaatgtattggagGGAAATACAATGCGAGACTGAGAAGAACAGAGATTTGAGAGGAGGTTAAAGAGGCTTTTTTACCTGCCATTTGAGTAACAGCAATAAGTGAAACTGAAACCTAAGCTACTGGATTTAGCAGAAATCATTACTGAACTCAGAACAGTCTGAGACAGAATGGCGTCTGGATCTTCTCTCGTGGAAGAGGAGCTCTCCTGTCCTATGTGCTCTGAAATCTTCAGGGATCCTGTTGTCCTGAGAtgcagtcacagcttctgtaaggcctgtctgcaACAGTACTGGGAACAGAAGGGATCTCGGGAGTGCCCAGTTTGCAGGAAAAGATTTAAGCATGAACCTCCTCATAACCTGGCCCTGGGGAATGCCTGTGAGGCGTTCTTGAAGGGGAGAAGTCAGAGAACTAAAGCAGGatctgaagtgctctgcagtctgcacagtgagAAACTCAAACTCTTCTGTTTGGAGGATCAAATACCCGTCTGCCTTGTCtgccaaacttcaaaaaaacatgaaaaccacaaaatgcGACCAGTTCAGGAGGCTGCAGAAGAGTGTAAGGTAATtctcaaataaaatgattagCATTTTACCTCATTTTTCTATTTACACATAGTATCAAATTGTGTATGCTTTATCCTTTTCTTTCGTAGATTCTTTGGGAATAAAAACTATTGGATTTTAATATAAGAACTGTATAGAGTGACCTTAGTTCTCAGGCATGACTGCAGTTTGAGTTACATACTATGTGTCACATGACTAGCAGAGAGAGCCAAGAGGGCAGGGCAAAGCcagcatcaatttctggaaatttctgtgtctgtctcagagCGTTTATCTTATTCCCTCCGAACGGCCTCACGTCAGATGCTCTTTAGAGCTTGCATGTTTATGAAAGCCTTTGTTATATTCAACAGCATGCTTCTAGTTGCAGTGTCTCTGCACTTTAAATGTTGAATCTGAATTTTCACACAATGATCAATTTCTTTCAAGAAAGACTGAAACTACATCTGCTTTTACTGAGTGCCCCAGTCAGTCTCTCTTGTGATACCAGACACTTACAAAAGAACAACATTTTTCCCACTAAAAATGTGGCTTAGATACTTGTCCTCTTTCACCTGGTCAAGGCTTTTCTCTCCAAAAGTCCTGTGCTGGAGTTTGCAGTGGAGATCTGGTCCAAATGTAGTGCTGCTTGAACCTGATGTGCTCCTGCTAGCTAGTGAAGCTGGAGGGGAGCTGATGTCATTAGCTGAATCAGCTGGATCGAGTAGCATAGCAAGACCAGCAGTGCCACTGACTTCATTTGCTGTTGTAGATCCAGACGCTGTAGCTTTGGCACGTATCGGTGGTTCTGAGTGTGAATGAGTAGATCCAGTAAATTCTGAACTATGTCCTGTTGTGGATTAGGCAGAAATAGCTTTGAGCCATTTTCTAATATCCCTTTTGTGAAGTAAATGCTGCCAACACTCGAATGAACCATTAAACTGAAGAGGCCTGTAAAATCTGAGTAGGAGAGCGGGTTGCCAGATCAggatttcatgtatttttaactACTGAATTTCATGGTTGTCAATTAATGATTGTTcattgcctttaaaaaaaataaattttcattcCTGGATTAATTTTGATTATATACTTACGTACTGCACTCTGGGTAATTgggtaatgtattttattttctttacaccCTTCTATAATGATGAATAACaataaacacaacacaatctttttattttaattgacttgttaaaatgatagctacagTCCTTGCACAGATTATGGATAGACttcatttataaacaaattttgaaaattaatgcaatattcTCCAACAACTTCACTTTTTGGCATAATACATgagtgtaataaatgtaataacatagaacaaaaatgaagaaatgattaGTATTTGTGTAGAACAAATAATCATTACACTTTCCTATAGGTATGAGTTAATGTCTGCATAAATgagcattttaatttttcttagttGGAAACTTTGTAACGagctcaaacacattttattgtcaAGTATTATTCTACATAAAATTATCACATTTATGAAGTGAAAACCATAATTTTTggtatatatacttttttggGTAATATACTTTATTCTATTGTGCTTTCTGTGTAGGCAGTGAAGTTTACTGTCAGTCTGTGGTCTCAGTAAAGTGTGGACTCTCATTTCTTTCCAGGAGAAACTAAGGACTGCACTGGCtccactgcaggagaagcttaaagcctttaatgcagtgaaactagtctgtgatcaaacagcagagcacatcaaggtactgtactgaagcctttaaatcacagtgttgaaaatgcagcactggattgtgctgaaatgaataatgtttattccagagccaggctcagcacacagagagacagataaagatggAGTTTAAGAAACTTCAGCAGTTCCTAAAAGATGAAGAGGCAGATAGGATCACTGCCctgaggggggaagaggagcagaagagtctgatgatgaaggagaagattgagaagatgacagaagagatatcatccctttcagaacaaatcaaagccatagaacaggagctgggagctgaagacatctcattcctgcaggtaaGTCATGTGTCAAtcacacataaaacatgtttattaataCTCAAATGGGAATATATAACATTGATACAGTTGTAATAGTCGGAGTATTTGTTAGTGATAAAAATCAACTCTTATTCACTTATTTCAGAGCT
Coding sequences within it:
- the LOC118228889 gene encoding zinc-binding protein A33-like — translated: MASGSSLVEEELSCPMCSEIFRDPVVLRCSHSFCKACLQQYWEQKGSRECPVCRKRFKHEPPHNLALGNACEAFLKGRSQRTKAGSEVLCSLHSEKLKLFCLEDQIPVCLVCQTSKKHENHKMRPVQEAAEECKEKLRTALAPLQEKLKAFNAVKLVCDQTAEHIKSQAQHTERQIKMEFKKLQQFLKDEEADRITALRGEEEQKSLMMKEKIEKMTEEISSLSEQIKAIEQELGAEDISFLQSYKDAEKRAQCTLADPEKVSGALIDVAKHLGNLKYRVWEEMLGTVQYTPVTLDPNTAHPILSLSEDLTSVRRSDESQQLPDNPERFDWWQCSVLGSEGFSSGRHCWDVEMRNEGYWAVGVAKESISRKGHVSLSPAGGVWSIRQFYGKYKALTSPRTALTMRRKPQRVRVQLDWNRGEVSFSDPSDNTPLYTFKHSFTERVFPFFRPGSLQICPLKVSVRV
- the LOC118228875 gene encoding tripartite motif-containing protein 35-like isoform X5; this translates as MASGSSLLEEELSCPVCTEIFRDPVVLSCSHSFCKACLQQYWEQKGSQECPVCRRRSSKDEPLISLSLRNACEAFLNERSQRAKAGSEVLCSLHSEKLKLFCLVDQIPVCVICQTSKNHENHKMRPVQEAAEEYKEKLRTALALLQEKLKAFNAVKLICDQTAEHIKSQAQHTGKQIKMEFEKLQQFLKDEEAARIAALREEEEQKSQMMEEKIEKMTEEISALSEQIRAIEQELGAEDISFLQSYRDVEKQVQCTLADPENVSGALIDVAKHLGNLKYRVWEKMLGTVQYTPVTLDPNTAHPKLSLFEDLTSVRDSDERQQVPDNPERFDGGWCVLGFEGFSSGRHCWDVEVWDEGFWVVGVAKESISRNGPVDLSPAGGVWGIRLLKEKYTALSSPPTDLTVQRKPQRVRVQLDWDRGEVSFSDPSDNTPLYTFKHSFTERVFPFFCPGPLRICPLKVSVRVE